In Chitinibacter sp. FCG-7, the genomic stretch ATCGTCGGCACGCAGACGGTGAATGAGACGATTTATACCCGCGAAGTATTTGTCGATATTCTGGATCGCAAAACGCTGGATAAAGGTGAATTTGCCAAGCTCTACGAAGGCCGAGCGCGCAATCGTAGCCAGAATGACGAGCTCGATGCAGCTGTGCCGTGGCTGATTCGCAGCCTGTTTAAACCCTTTCCAGGCCCTTCGGGCGTGAGCCGTGAAGTGCGCATGCCAATGACGACGCCAACTCCTTAATTCATTTCGACCCGAGACGTCCTGTGACACCAGATCAATATTGCGAAGACAAAGCGGCCAAAAGTGGCTCGAGTTTTTATTACAGCTTTCGCTTTTTAAGCCCCGAAAAACGCATTGCGATTACCGCCTTGTACGCGTTTTGTCGTGAAGTCGACGACGTCGTCGATGAGTGCACCGACGAAGGCGTCGCGCGCACCACGCTGAACTGGTGGCGCAATGAAGTCGACCAGACGTACGCTGGCGCGCCACAACATCCGGTGACGCAATCCTTGCTGCCAGCGGTGAAAGCCTACGATCTGCCGCGCGAACTGTTTTTGGAAATCATCGACGGCATGGAGATGGATCTGAATCAGGCGCGTTATAACAGCTTCAAAGATCTGCACCTGTATTGCTACCGCGTCGCCAGCGTCGTCGGCCAGCTCGCCGCGAGTATTTTTGGCTACACCGATAGAAAAACGCTCAAATACGCGCACGATTTAGGCATCGCGTTTCAGCTGACCAATATCATTCGTGACGTCGGCGAAGATGCGCGCCGTGGCCGTATTTATCTGCCAGTGGATGAGTTGCAGCGCTTTAATGTGCCAGCCGCCGATATTCTGAATTACCGCGAAACCGCCGAATTCAAAGCGCTGATGAATTTCCAGATCGACCGCGCCGAGCAATATTACGAGCAGGCGATGAAATTGCTGCCCGAAGTCGATAAGAAAAACCAGCGTACAGGCCTCGTCATGGCAGCAATCTACCGCGCAACCTTGG encodes the following:
- the hpnD gene encoding presqualene diphosphate synthase HpnD — translated: MTPDQYCEDKAAKSGSSFYYSFRFLSPEKRIAITALYAFCREVDDVVDECTDEGVARTTLNWWRNEVDQTYAGAPQHPVTQSLLPAVKAYDLPRELFLEIIDGMEMDLNQARYNSFKDLHLYCYRVASVVGQLAASIFGYTDRKTLKYAHDLGIAFQLTNIIRDVGEDARRGRIYLPVDELQRFNVPAADILNYRETAEFKALMNFQIDRAEQYYEQAMKLLPEVDKKNQRTGLVMAAIYRATLAEIRLDGAQKVLNQRISLTPIRKLWLAWKTWWFA